From the genome of Kaistella daneshvariae, one region includes:
- a CDS encoding helix-turn-helix domain-containing protein has product MSVQLYSHSKSDLEKAVEIILSKASEFRLPIQSSEEKPEDLISQNEAAKFLHISMPTIIDWRKHKDLPHYNFNGRFFYSKKELLQYGKDRRK; this is encoded by the coding sequence ATGTCAGTACAACTTTATTCACATTCTAAAAGTGATCTTGAAAAGGCGGTGGAAATAATTCTTAGCAAAGCCAGCGAATTTAGACTTCCCATTCAATCTTCTGAAGAAAAACCAGAAGATCTAATTTCTCAAAACGAAGCTGCAAAATTCTTGCATATTTCAATGCCCACAATTATCGATTGGAGAAAGCATAAAGATTTGCCTCATTACAACTTCAATGGGCGATTCTTTTATTCAAAAAAAGAATTACTTCAATACGGAAAGGATAGAAGAAAATAA
- a CDS encoding VapE domain-containing protein: MEEDKILYQTDTAGKTIFDRTLKYLNSKYSLRFNTISLEFEIKRISDKKWSDLNLNSLFIELTQSGIDIPINKLEILVRSHLIFQYNPISEYFESLDEWDGEDHIKNLCSYVKTNDDNAFRYHMEKWFTRAVLCALEKEKINKHCLVLANTMQNSGKSTYLRFFIPRKLMNYLSEDIGLDKDSRIKLCKNLIINLDELSILAKADINSLKAFISKTHINERLPYARKAEYLDRICSFVGSTNKTDFLTDEAGSVRWIIFEVTEKINFNYSLEIDIDKVWSQAYYNAYKRKGFSPELTLADISENEKRNERFTQMTLEQEMVNKFYEPSDNLEEFKTATEVMMDLSTQGIRLSHLKIGRALSSFKFPRVKHPQRQIYGYLVRLKTTD; the protein is encoded by the coding sequence ATGGAGGAAGATAAAATTCTGTATCAAACCGATACGGCAGGCAAAACTATATTTGACCGAACGCTGAAATATCTTAATTCAAAGTATTCTTTGAGATTTAATACAATATCGCTGGAGTTTGAAATCAAACGTATTTCAGATAAAAAGTGGTCCGATCTCAACTTAAATTCTTTGTTTATAGAGCTCACTCAATCTGGAATTGATATTCCCATCAATAAATTAGAAATCCTGGTAAGAAGCCATCTCATTTTCCAGTATAATCCCATTTCGGAATATTTTGAAAGTCTTGACGAATGGGACGGAGAAGATCACATCAAAAATCTCTGCAGTTATGTGAAGACCAACGATGATAATGCTTTTCGGTATCACATGGAAAAATGGTTTACCAGAGCGGTTTTGTGTGCTTTAGAAAAAGAAAAAATCAATAAGCATTGCCTTGTACTTGCCAATACCATGCAAAACAGTGGAAAATCAACGTATCTGAGATTTTTTATTCCCAGGAAATTGATGAACTACCTCTCAGAAGATATTGGTTTGGATAAAGACAGCAGAATTAAACTGTGTAAAAATTTGATTATCAATTTAGACGAACTCTCCATTTTGGCCAAAGCAGATATTAATTCATTGAAAGCATTTATTTCAAAAACCCACATCAATGAAAGGCTTCCCTATGCACGAAAAGCGGAGTATCTGGACCGGATTTGCAGTTTCGTGGGTTCTACTAACAAAACTGATTTTCTAACTGATGAAGCGGGAAGCGTGCGCTGGATCATTTTTGAAGTAACCGAGAAAATAAACTTTAATTACTCATTGGAAATTGACATTGATAAAGTTTGGTCGCAAGCCTACTATAATGCTTATAAGAGAAAAGGTTTTAGTCCGGAACTGACTCTGGCAGATATCTCTGAAAATGAAAAGAGGAATGAGCGGTTTACGCAGATGACTTTAGAGCAGGAAATGGTCAATAAGTTTTATGAACCATCGGATAATCTGGAAGAATTCAAGACTGCAACCGAAGTCATGATGGATTTGAGCACGCAGGGAATTCGATTAAGTCATTTAAAAATTGGAAGAGCATTATCATCTTTCAAATTTCCACGAGTAAAACATCCTCAAAGACAGATCTATGGTTATCTAGTTCGGTTGAAAACCACAGATTAA